A region from the Aphis gossypii isolate Hap1 chromosome 1, ASM2018417v2, whole genome shotgun sequence genome encodes:
- the LOC126551189 gene encoding uncharacterized protein LOC126551189 — translation MVENIPALIARRGQLRAAITRFSTYIQSEGREVVQIEIRKAKIEENWYEFEKVQSAIEDNDEESRNTSEHYPYRIEFENLYFKIMSEAEICIRASKQESSKVETKNLIDWGHSSEEKTQKTSTKSIVRLAPLNIPVFSGKYDEWMSFKDIYTSVIHTNEDLTAIEKFFYLRSSLSNDAASCIKYLETTATNYDTAWKSLINRYDNKKILIQTHVKNIVDLPSINESNSTKLRQFSDDLVSNMKALETLGQKPQEWGPLLLHILCSKLNNGTLKEWEIKSVKDKIPSVTELIQFIEERFQISESIESSKYINTESAAKEKGLTRFSKNNKYKSATSSTAFTSTATAVCYACTVM, via the coding sequence ATGGTTGAAAACATACCAGCATTGATAGCGCGAAGAGGCCAATTAAGGGCAGCGATAACTAGATTCTCAACTTATATACAATCAGAAGGACGAGAAGTCGTACAGATCGAGATTCGTAAAGCAAAAATAGAAGAGAACTGGTACGAATTTGAAAAGGTACAATCGGCAATAGAAGACAACGATGAAGAAAGTCGAAATACAAGTGAACATTATCCCTACCGAATAGAATTTGAAAACTTGTACTTCAAGATCATGTCAGAAGCCGAGATATGTATAAGAGCGTCAAAACAGGAAAGTTCAAAGGtcgaaacaaaaaatttaatcgatTGGGGTCATAGCAGCGaagaaaaaacacaaaaaaccaGTACTAAATCAATAGTCAGATTGGCTCCATTGAATATTCCCGTTTTTTCAGGAAAATATGACGAATGGATGtcatttaaagatatttatacGTCGGTAATACATACTAACGAGGACTTGACAGCCATAgaaaaatttttctatttaaggTCATCTCTGTCTAATGACGCAGcaagttgtataaaatatttggaaacTACCGCAACAAATTATGATACGGCTTGGAAAAGTCTGATCAATCGATAcgacaacaaaaaaattttgatacagacgcacgtaaaaaatattgtagattTGCCTTCAATAAACGAGAGCAACTCGACAAAATTACGTCAATTTTCTGACGATCTCGTCAGCAATATGAAAGCTCTAGAAACGCTTGGACAGAAGCCGCAAGAGTGGGGCCCGCTGTTGTTGCATATACTgtgttcaaaattaaacaacGGGACGTTGAAAGAGTGGGAGATTAAATCGGTCAAGGACAAAATACCGTCTGTTACGGAATTAATCCAGTTCATAGAGGAGCGGTTCCAAATATCCGAATCCATTGAATCgtcgaaatatataaatacagagTCTGCAGCAAAGGAAAAAGGTCTTACAaggtttagtaaaaataataaatacaaatccgCAACAAGTTCAACGGCATTTACATCGACAGCTACGGCGGTATGTTATGCGTGTACAGTGATGTAg
- the LOC126551211 gene encoding E3 SUMO-protein ligase KIAA1586-like: MCDVLKELSYLSRELQSHSITLSRADESIKRTIRVIDSFKTKNGDFMLEALTAQKTMIFKTIVLSSNKKVCYLNHKQFLTSLCTNLNSRLLETNEEESCILNDMQILNEHTWPCTVENIRFGEDEIKRLTNRFLLNTDNAIQGFRKYINNKIINDELKELDILIKTFPVSTAECERGFSQMNLICSDLRSRLSVTNISSLMFININGPPVAIWNPTNYVKSWLIKHRSTHDNRSRKVAQIKLNEEKASLWKIL, from the coding sequence ATGTGTGACGTACTTAAagaattgtcatatttatctCGTGAATTACAAAGTCATTCAATTACATTGTCGCGTGCTGATGAATCAATTAAAAGAACAATCAGAGTGATTGATtcttttaaaaccaaaaatggaGATTTCATGTTAGAAGCTTTAACTGCACAAAAAACTATGATATTCAAAACCATAGTTTTATctagtaataaaaaagtatgctatttaaaccataaacaatttttgacaaGTTTATGTACTAACCTTAACTCACGTTTACTTGAAACAAATGAAGAGGaatcttgtattttaaatgatatgcaaattttaaatgaacataCATGGCCTTGTacagttgaaaatataagatttGGCGAAGATGAAATAAAGAGATTGACGAATAgatttctattaaatacagATAATGCAATTCAAGGCtttcgaaaatatattaacaataaaattatcaatgacGAGTTAAAAGAATtggacattttaataaaaacatttccaGTTTCAACGGCTGAATGTGAAAGGGGATTTAGccaaatgaatttaatatgttcAGATCTCAGGTCTAGATTATCCGTTACTAACATTTCTAgtctaatgtttataaatattaatggacCACCAGTTGCAATATGGAATCcaacaaattatgtaaaaagttGGCTGATCAAACATAGATCTACACATGATAACAGATCTCGAAAAGTTGcacagataaaattaaatgaagaaAAGGCTAGTCTatggaaaattttataa
- the LOC114126329 gene encoding uncharacterized protein LOC114126329, which yields MLHLNQKHNINEPVSNTDKGEQTATTSTTTHVANETDNVLLGTAVVEVFGLNGERTYARALLDSGSTNHFICSELVNILRLNKHKTNHIVYGIGNSKQNVTATVSLRIKSRVSDYEINTQLLIVPKITGDLPARRVSKGKVKLERITLADPSYNVPQKIDILIGARHFYDIVGAQQYKPDSNGPVYRESKFGYIISGLTSNDTNIKNTISCYSSNSHENIHENKYESLENVIQQFWRIEDYGQSKPYTREEQTCEQHFKQNVSRSESGRFVVHLPFRGNVSKLGKSYDIAKRRLFAIERRFIKNPSLKGDYVKFMTEYEKLNHMTQNMDNEEIEVPGRMCYLAHHCVQNENSLTTKLRVVFDASTKTESGVSLNDVLQKGPSIQEELIHILARFRTHNFVVTADIKKMYRQIQVCEKHRDYQRILWRENVNDPIKIYRLNTVTYGTVPASYLATACLQRLSEIGQGQYPTVAPLIARDFYMDDFISGAATKKDAIEIRNALIKLMSTAKLELGKWASNDSDIIRDSFGNNDGLVDFQETSNELTRILGLYWDSHTDELKYKINETSVVTPLTKRNILSDIARIYDPLGLIGPVIVCAKLIMQELWTEGLSWSEPVSEKISSEWYKYKSELSHLNAIKIPRQITINDKIHSIQIHGFADASIKAYGCCLYLRCTDMNNKHTVRLIGAKSKVAPLKILSLPRLELCAALLLAKVANKIVPRLRLSISRTYYWTDSSVTWCWITSTSKKWKTFVAHRVGQIQEITSPLNWFHISGVDNPADVISRGCCPTQLASLSVWWNGPSWLSRHENDWPDTMNRSLDCNEESAETKTNAISALCTTASDINIINRYSSFGKLLRVVAYCLRFKTNCSRKINKTGDRCRRIGNLSADEIKLAKTSLIKVVQRDEFANEIKSMLNGEAVSSKSKLFRLRPFLDKNNIICVGGRLKHAASISIFQRNPIVLPSNSNFTKLLLCNEHVTLMHGGPQAILSSLRMCYWPINGRNLARNIVNKCVVCFKQKPIIMQPIMGDLPKHRVSPGRAFLRCGVDFAGPFMVKTSIRRNAPKVKSYVSVFICLATRAIHLELVSDLSTDAFIRALNRFFDRRGKSIVIYSDNATNFVGANRKLKEWYQLFHSDENKKRTMDTLSDLGIDWKFIPSPHFGGLWEAGVKSMKSLLSKVLGESYFTYEELLTIITRAEACLNSRPLTLMSSDPSDMSHLTPGHFLIGDSLSAIPEVDETNVPTSYLSRWRCVSQYSDILWRRWSKEYLSQLQERSKWASERGVKLKEDSIVIMREENLPPMKWRLGRIINVIPGQDGVIRVADVKTANGTFRRAVRQLCPLPFVGNCNL from the coding sequence ATGTTACATTTAaaccaaaaacataatatcaacGAACCAGTTTCAAACACAGATAAAGGTGAACAGACGGCGACGACGTCAACGACAACACATGTCGCTAATGAGACCGATAACGTGTTGCTAGGTACCGCGGTAGTAGAAGTATTCGGCCTAAACGGCGAAAGAACTTACGCCCGGGCATTGCTCGACTCGGGGTCGACAAATCACTTTATTTGTTCGGAGttggtaaacattttaagattaaataaacataagacCAATCATATTGTTTACGGCATCGGGAATTCAAAACAGAACGTGACTGCCACGGTATCGTTAAGAATCAAATCGCGTGTGAGtgattatgaaataaacacgcaattattaattgttccaAAAATCACGGGAGATTTACCCGCGCGAAGAGTGTCCAAAGGTAAAGTGAAACTCGAAAGGATTACACTGGCGGATCCGTCATATAACGTTCCGCAAAAAATTGACATATTAATTGGAGCACGTCATTTTTATGACATTGTGGGTGCGCAGCAGTATAAACCGGATTCAAATGGCCCTGTATATCGAGAGTCTAAATttggatatattatttctgGTTTAACATCAAACgacacaaacataaaaaacacgATTTCCTGTTATTCATCAAACAGTCACGAAAATATTCATGAAAACAAATATGAGTCtttagaaaatgtaatacaacagTTTTGGCGCATCGAGGATTACGGCCAAAGCAAACCTTACACGAGGGAAGAACAAACTTGTGAACAACATTTCAAGCAAAATGTTAGTCGTAGCGAGAGCGGTCGATTTgtggtacatctgccgttcCGCGGAAACGTCTCAAAATTAGGCAAGTCCTACGACATCGCAAAAAGAAGATTATTCGCAATAGAAAggcgatttataaaaaatcccTCGCTGAAAGGGGATTACGTAAAGTTTATGAccgaatatgaaaaattaaaccataTGACACAGAATATGGACAACGAAGAAATCGAAGTGCCCGGTCGTATGTGCTATCTAGCTCACCATTGCGTACAAAATGAAAACAGTCTCACAACAAAATTACGCGTAGTATTTGATGCCTCCACAAAAACAGAAAGTGGGGTTAGTTTAAACGACGTACTGCAAAAGGGACCGTCAATACAAGAGGAATTAATTCACATATTAGCCAGATTTCGCACTCACAATTTTGTGGTAACTgccgatataaaaaaaatgtaccgaCAGATACAGGTCTGTGAGAAACATCGTGATTATCAACGTATATTGTGGAGAGAGAACGTTAATGACCCTATAAAGATATATCGATTAAACACTGTCACCTATGGGACAGTACCTGCTTCGTATCTCGCGACAGCTTGTTTACAAAGATTATCTGAAATCGGACAAGGTCAATATCCAACAGTTGCACCATTAATTGCACGGGATTTTTATATGGACGATTTTATCAGCGGTGCAGCTACAAAGAAAGACGCAATCGAGATACGCAATGCACTTATCAAATTAATGTCTACAGCTAAATTAGAGCTAGGTAAATGGGCGTCTAACGATTCTGATATAATTCGAGATAGTTTCGGCAACAATGACGGCTTAGTGGATTTTCAAGAGACAAGTAACGAGTTAACTAGAATACTTGGTCTATATTGGGACTCTCACACCGAcgaacttaaatataaaattaacgaaaCTTCGGTAGTAACGCCTCTTACTAAACGCAATATATTGTCCGATATTGCCCGTATATACGACCCACTCGGCTTAATTGGTCCGGTAATAGTATGTGCAAAATTAATCATGCAAGAGTTATGGACAGAGGGTTTATCTTGGTCAGAACCGGTTTCAGAAAAGATAAGCAGTGAGtggtataaatacaaatccgAATTATCGCATctaaatgcaattaaaattcCGCGTCAAATTAcgataaacgataaaatacaCTCTATACAAATACACGGTTTCGCGGATGCAAGTATTAAGGCATATGGATGTTGTTTGTATTTACGTTGTACGGACATGAATAACAAACATACGGTACGATTAATTGGCGCAAAGTCAAAGGTAGCaccactaaaaatattatcgctACCACGATTAGAATTGTGTGCCGCTCTATTGCTAGCAAAGGTAGCAAATAAGATCGTACCAAGGTTGAGATTGTCAATCAGTAGAACATATTATTGGACCGATTCCAGCGTTACGTGGTGTTGGATCACGTCAACGTCGAAAAAATGGAAAACCTTCGTCGCACACAGAGTTGGTCAAATTCAAGAGATCACGTCTCCCTTAAACTGGTTTCACATTAGCGGTGTCGATAATCCGGCGGACGTGATTTCACGCGGTTGTTGTCCCACCCAATTAGCGAGTTTATCAGTCTGGTGGAACGGGCCGAGTTGGTTGTCACGACACGAAAACGATTGGCCTGATACGATGAACCGCTCATTAGATTGTAACGAGGAGAGTGcagaaacaaaaacaaacgCGATAAGCGCTCTATGCACTACGGCAagtgatataaatatcataaatcgtTATTCGTCTTTTGGTAAATTGTTAAGAGTCGTGGCATATTGTTTacgatttaaaactaattgctcacgtaaaataaacaaaacaggCGATCGGTGCCGACGAATCGGTAATTTAAGTGCTGACGAAATAAAACTAGCAAAAACGTCATTAATTAAAGTTGTTCAAAGGGATGAGTTTGCCAATGAGATAAAATCTATGCTTAACGGAGAAGCAGTATCCAGTAAGAGTAAGTTATTTCGTCTGCGACCGttcttagataaaaataatataatatgcgtggGTGGACGCTTAAAACATGCAGCATCAATTTCGATTTTCCAGCGTAACCCTATAGTGTTACCATCAAATAGTAATTTCACGAAATTGTTGTTATGTAACGAGCACGTAACACTAATGCACGGAGGTCCACAAGCTATATTATCGTCGTTACGCATGTGCTACTGGCCAATTAACGGCCGAAATTTAGCACGAAATATAGTAAACAAATGCGTGGTTTGTTTCAAACAGAAACCTATTATAATGCAACCGATAATGGGTGATCTACCTAAACATCGAGTATCTCCAGGCCGCGCGTTTCTAAGATGTGGCGTAGACTTCGCCGGGCCGTTTATGGTTAAAACTAGTATCCGAAGAAATGCCCCGAAAGTGAAGTCTTATGTAagcgtttttatttgtttagccACGCGAGCTATACATCTCGAGCTCGTCAGTGACCTGAGCACCGACGCCTTTATCCGCgcattaaatagattttttgacCGTCGTGGAAAAAGCATTGTAATCTACTCAGATAATGCAACGAATTTCGTCGGGGCAAACCGGAAATTAAAGGAATGGTACCAATTATTTCATAGtgacgaaaataaaaaaaggactATGGATACGTTATCAGATTTAGGCATTGATTGGAAATTCATACCTTCACCTCACTTCGGGGGTCTATGGGAAGCAGGTGTAAAATCTATGAAATCCTTATTATCTAAAGTCTTGGGTGAGTCGTACTTTACTTACGAAGAGTTGCTAACTATTATAACCCGAGCAGAGGCGTGTCTAAATAGTCGTCCTTTAACCCTTATGTCCTCCGATCCTAGTGATATGTCACATTTAACTCCCGGGCATTTTCTCATCGGTGACTCTCTCTCCGCCATACCAGAAGTTGATGAAACGAACGTACCAACAAGTTATCTATCTCGTTGGCGATGCGTGTCACAATATTCGGATATTCTATGGAGACGGTGGAGTAAAGAGTACCTGTCTCAGCTTCAGGAACGGTCAAAGTGGGCAAGCGAAAGGGGTGTAAAGCTGAAGGAAGATTCCATCGTTATCATGCGCGAGGAAAACCTTCCACCAATGAAATGGCGTTTAGGTCGGATTATCAATGTCATACCAGGGCAAGACGGTGTCATACGCGTGGCTGATGTGAAAACGGCGAATGGAACATTTCGTCGAGCCGTCAGGCAATTATGTCCATTACCATTTGTGggtaattgtaatttgtaa